One segment of Corynebacterium marinum DSM 44953 DNA contains the following:
- a CDS encoding ParA family protein, with protein MIIGIVNGKGGVGKTTTAIYLAKSFTDKGHKVAVIDLDLQGSASDWADRAEAAGTPLPFPVEVSNLKRLPRTISAVGQDAIVILDTPPGDARSIDAAIEASDFIIVPTQASSIEVARVWETLPSLNGLPFGVLITSARLGTRNLEAVAEVLKGQEVPVFDARIPLRETIRDTFGTVPTKSEGYEKVAQEILEAFQ; from the coding sequence ATGATAATCGGAATCGTCAACGGCAAAGGCGGGGTAGGAAAAACTACCACCGCCATCTACCTCGCCAAGTCATTCACCGACAAAGGACATAAGGTCGCAGTGATCGACCTCGACCTTCAAGGTTCCGCCTCCGATTGGGCCGATCGCGCCGAAGCTGCCGGCACCCCCCTCCCCTTCCCCGTCGAGGTCTCAAACCTCAAACGCTTGCCCCGCACAATTTCTGCCGTAGGCCAAGATGCCATCGTCATTCTCGACACTCCGCCTGGAGATGCTCGTTCCATCGACGCAGCCATTGAGGCCTCCGACTTCATTATCGTTCCTACTCAGGCCTCGAGCATTGAAGTTGCCCGAGTCTGGGAAACCCTCCCATCGCTGAACGGTCTTCCGTTTGGAGTTCTTATCACCTCCGCCCGCCTGGGCACTCGCAACCTCGAGGCTGTCGCCGAAGTCCTGAAGGGGCAAGAGGTCCCAGTATTCGACGCGCGAATTCCCCTGCGGGAAACTATCCGCGACACGTTCGGCACCGTGCCCACCAAGAGCGAAGGTTACGAAAAGGTTGCCCAGGAGATCCTGGAGGCCTTCCAATGA
- a CDS encoding replication protein RepA: protein MENYTPARVGEGKYADAPALLDAEAVDQQDIGYTSRIFVQALFPYRRTDDLIRQVQNGPNRITVTSPDGLPYGKYPRLIMAYIITQAVHRQDLPEDEARRIPLGRSMNAFLEQIGLMSRGTGGQRGTVTLIREQLRRITSSSIKVEKIFRTQERDRGRGKSIDITDEYDLWYDAENPDQTTVTESYIELTREFYQQTIEAPIPIDLEVLKQLGKPRAIDIYVWLALKKYWLSKSSHRDFTFTWDTLALHFSPKELTTRYERSDFRKEVRKCIASIEELWPEVGAEVTDEGLLLHRGDPPVRPKPSRRELHR, encoded by the coding sequence ATGGAAAACTATACTCCGGCGAGGGTCGGGGAGGGAAAATACGCTGACGCCCCTGCCCTATTAGACGCCGAAGCGGTAGATCAGCAAGACATCGGTTACACCAGCCGTATATTCGTTCAGGCGTTATTTCCTTACCGAAGGACAGACGATCTCATCCGTCAGGTCCAAAATGGCCCGAACCGTATTACCGTCACCTCGCCAGATGGGCTTCCGTACGGGAAGTACCCTCGCTTAATCATGGCCTACATCATCACTCAGGCTGTTCACCGGCAAGACCTCCCTGAAGATGAGGCACGGCGGATCCCTCTCGGACGCTCGATGAATGCTTTTCTTGAGCAGATCGGCCTCATGAGCCGCGGCACGGGGGGCCAACGGGGGACTGTGACGTTGATACGGGAGCAGCTGCGCCGAATTACGAGCTCCTCAATCAAGGTTGAAAAGATTTTCCGGACGCAAGAACGGGATCGGGGCCGCGGAAAATCTATTGACATCACCGATGAGTACGACCTCTGGTACGACGCGGAAAACCCCGACCAGACTACAGTCACTGAGTCTTACATCGAGTTAACCCGGGAGTTTTACCAGCAGACGATTGAAGCTCCTATCCCCATCGATCTGGAAGTGCTCAAGCAGCTGGGAAAACCTCGAGCGATCGACATATATGTTTGGCTGGCGCTCAAGAAGTACTGGCTGTCTAAATCCTCGCATCGCGATTTTACTTTCACGTGGGACACGCTTGCTCTGCATTTTTCCCCCAAGGAGCTTACGACCCGCTACGAACGATCCGACTTCCGTAAAGAAGTCCGGAAGTGCATCGCCTCTATCGAGGAACTCTGGCCCGAAGTTGGTGCGGAGGTGACGGATGAGGGGCTGCTACTTCACCGAGGAGATCCCCCAGTAAGGCCCAAGCCATCCCGGCGAGAACTACATCGGTAA
- the istB gene encoding IS21-like element helper ATPase IstB, whose translation MTEPITAVDIITAGKATSLTAAVLAEWAEKGTPKQREYLHGLLIAEQHSRHTARSTRLLRAAKLPMIKTLDGDDWSNIGFPDGYGRDQLRCLDFLDTGGDLVFYGDVGTGKTHLACALVAQACQAGIPARFFTTASLVAHLRRAKEADRLDKELASLAKNRLLVIDEFGYLPIDTEGARLLFQVIADAYEKRSLILTTNLAFSKWGAVFGDDHMAAAVIDRIVHHGRLLHFTGESYRVKHALMT comes from the coding sequence ATGACGGAACCTATCACTGCGGTCGACATCATCACCGCAGGTAAAGCCACCTCGCTGACGGCGGCGGTGCTCGCGGAATGGGCTGAGAAAGGCACCCCGAAACAACGCGAGTACCTCCACGGGCTGCTCATCGCCGAGCAGCACTCCCGCCACACAGCCCGTAGTACCCGGCTACTTCGCGCGGCGAAGCTGCCCATGATCAAGACTCTCGACGGTGACGACTGGAGCAACATCGGCTTCCCTGACGGCTACGGCCGTGACCAGCTGCGCTGCCTGGACTTCCTCGACACCGGTGGTGATCTGGTCTTCTACGGTGATGTCGGCACCGGGAAAACACATTTGGCCTGCGCCTTAGTCGCCCAGGCCTGTCAGGCGGGCATCCCCGCGAGGTTTTTCACCACCGCCTCCCTGGTTGCGCATCTACGCCGGGCGAAAGAGGCCGACCGGCTCGATAAGGAACTGGCCAGCCTGGCCAAGAATCGGCTGCTGGTCATCGATGAATTCGGCTACCTGCCCATCGACACCGAGGGAGCCAGATTATTGTTCCAGGTCATCGCCGACGCCTACGAGAAGCGCAGTTTGATTTTGACGACGAACCTGGCGTTTTCCAAGTGGGGTGCCGTCTTCGGTGATGATCATATGGCCGCCGCGGTCATCGACCGGATCGTCCACCACGGCAGGCTCCTGCACTTCACGGGCGAGTCCTACCGCGTCAAGCACGCCCTGATGACCTGA
- a CDS encoding transposase has translation MPKNTYTDEFRADAVRLYEDTEGASFTSIAEDLGIGRATLKNWVYAARKSRGIQPTSTAEDPADELLRLRKEVQHLRSETQKLSTERDILRKAAKYFAAEAGAGWSLWFMR, from the coding sequence ATGCCGAAGAACACCTACACCGATGAGTTCCGGGCTGACGCGGTCCGACTCTACGAAGACACCGAAGGTGCCTCATTTACCTCGATCGCTGAGGACCTCGGGATCGGACGGGCGACGTTGAAGAACTGGGTCTACGCGGCCCGCAAGAGCCGTGGCATCCAGCCAACCAGCACCGCCGAGGACCCGGCCGATGAGCTACTGCGCCTGCGCAAGGAAGTCCAGCACTTGCGCTCGGAGACGCAGAAGTTGTCGACCGAGCGAGACATCCTGCGTAAGGCCGCGAAGTATTTCGCCGCGGAGGCCGGGGCGGGCTGGTCGTTGTGGTTCATGCGGTGA
- a CDS encoding heavy metal translocating P-type ATPase, with amino-acid sequence MKTWKTWGVVAVSGLLIILSWLTPAGWLSDGFMIAAAVVAGWQIAVSAVQALRIRMISIDLLVIVAAIGALFINNYWESAAVTFLFALGKALEKATMNRTRKALSDLVDAAPETATVLRDGEPETVEIWELAPGDVVLVKNGEQIPVDGRVLSGHGGVDEATITGESVPAEKAEDSEVFAGTWLRSGVLRIEAIGIGSDSTLAKIIHRVEDAQDDKAKTQTFLEKFSKYYTPGVMVAALAVGLITLNVELALTLLVIACPGALVISIPVSIVAGIGRSAKDGVLIKGGEYLETSAKVDTVVVDKTGTLTNGRPELTNVDVLDPAYSDDEVLTLAARAETASEHPLAEAIIRGAENKGLTIEMVEKAKPVTGKGIIAKVDDHTVAVGSADLLDHAPDTTRILELNDQGKTAMYVGVDGRAIGIVAVADTIRDDAPAAIRSLHDKGVRVIMATGDAQRVARNVAAELGVDEVRAELMPEDKLTIVKDLQAQGRTVAMIGDGVNDTPALAQADIGIAMGAAGSPAAIETADIALMADKLPRLPYALGLAQRTVRTMRINIAIALATVAILLAGVLLGGVTMSIGMLVHEASVLLVIAIAMLLLRPTLKQEDRDKADVSTADAAKETLSA; translated from the coding sequence ATGAAGACCTGGAAAACCTGGGGCGTGGTCGCCGTCTCAGGCCTGTTGATTATCTTGTCCTGGCTCACCCCCGCTGGGTGGCTGTCAGACGGATTCATGATCGCCGCCGCGGTGGTCGCCGGCTGGCAGATCGCCGTCTCCGCCGTCCAGGCCCTGCGCATTAGGATGATCTCGATTGACCTGCTGGTCATCGTCGCCGCCATCGGCGCGCTGTTCATCAACAACTACTGGGAATCCGCCGCCGTCACCTTCCTCTTCGCCCTGGGCAAGGCCCTGGAGAAGGCGACCATGAACCGCACCCGCAAGGCACTGTCGGACCTGGTGGACGCTGCCCCCGAGACCGCCACCGTGCTGCGCGACGGTGAGCCCGAAACCGTTGAGATCTGGGAACTGGCCCCCGGTGACGTCGTGCTCGTGAAAAACGGCGAGCAGATCCCCGTCGATGGACGCGTGCTCTCCGGTCACGGCGGGGTCGACGAGGCCACCATCACCGGGGAATCCGTACCCGCTGAGAAGGCCGAGGACTCGGAGGTCTTCGCCGGTACTTGGCTGCGCTCCGGGGTGCTGCGCATCGAGGCGATTGGCATCGGCTCGGACTCCACACTGGCCAAGATCATCCACCGTGTGGAAGACGCCCAGGACGATAAGGCCAAGACCCAGACGTTCCTGGAGAAATTCTCGAAGTACTACACCCCCGGTGTGATGGTCGCCGCCCTCGCCGTTGGCCTGATCACCCTCAATGTGGAACTGGCCTTGACCCTGCTGGTCATCGCCTGCCCCGGGGCGCTGGTCATCTCCATCCCGGTCTCGATTGTCGCCGGTATCGGACGCTCCGCTAAGGACGGGGTGCTCATCAAGGGTGGCGAATACCTGGAGACCTCCGCGAAGGTCGACACCGTGGTCGTCGACAAGACCGGCACCCTGACCAACGGCCGCCCCGAGCTGACCAACGTCGACGTCCTCGACCCTGCCTACTCGGACGATGAGGTGCTCACCCTGGCCGCCCGTGCCGAAACCGCCTCCGAGCACCCCCTGGCCGAGGCCATCATCCGCGGCGCGGAGAACAAGGGACTGACCATCGAAATGGTCGAGAAAGCCAAACCGGTCACCGGCAAGGGCATCATCGCGAAGGTCGACGACCATACCGTCGCCGTCGGTTCCGCCGACCTGCTCGACCACGCCCCGGACACCACCCGCATCCTTGAACTCAATGACCAGGGCAAGACCGCCATGTACGTCGGTGTCGACGGACGCGCCATCGGCATCGTCGCCGTGGCCGACACCATCCGTGACGACGCACCGGCCGCTATCCGATCGCTGCATGACAAGGGTGTGCGCGTGATCATGGCCACCGGTGACGCGCAGCGGGTGGCCCGCAACGTCGCCGCCGAACTCGGGGTCGACGAGGTCCGGGCCGAACTCATGCCCGAGGACAAGCTCACTATCGTCAAGGACCTGCAGGCCCAGGGCCGCACCGTGGCCATGATCGGCGACGGTGTCAACGACACGCCGGCACTCGCCCAGGCCGACATCGGCATCGCCATGGGGGCTGCTGGCTCACCTGCCGCCATCGAGACAGCCGATATCGCCCTGATGGCCGACAAACTCCCCCGCCTGCCCTACGCCCTGGGTTTGGCCCAGCGCACCGTGCGCACCATGCGGATCAACATCGCCATCGCCCTGGCCACCGTCGCCATCCTCCTGGCCGGCGTGCTCCTCGGAGGAGTGACCATGTCGATTGGCATGCTCGTCCACGAAGCGTCCGTCCTGCTGGTCATCGCCATCGCGATGCTGCTGCTGCGCCCCACCCTCAAGCAGGAGGACAGGGACAAGGCAGACGTCAGCACTGCTGACGCCGCGAAGGAGACGCTGAGCGCCTAA
- a CDS encoding heavy-metal-associated domain-containing protein translates to MTAPATLKNTTLRSDEFTCPSCVAKIENKLNGLDGVENAEVKFSSGRILVTHDPQKVSVRDLVTAVAEVGYTAKPSAI, encoded by the coding sequence ATGACCGCCCCGGCCACGCTGAAGAACACCACCTTGCGCTCTGATGAGTTCACCTGTCCGAGCTGTGTCGCCAAGATCGAAAACAAGCTGAATGGTTTGGACGGCGTGGAGAATGCGGAGGTGAAGTTCTCCTCCGGACGCATCCTGGTCACCCACGACCCACAGAAGGTCTCCGTACGTGACCTGGTCACCGCGGTAGCCGAGGTCGGTTACACCGCCAAGCCGTCGGCGATCTGA
- a CDS encoding Crp/Fnr family transcriptional regulator, whose amino-acid sequence MARNPVRHNCAQPHQCSLDVRMQVMARSPLTKELGPQQHRELDQHLTSWAWAAGDPILLAGEQTQGSYMVASGRARITRDTIDGREITVDIAAPGDVIGPLHTHSSPATDSAWAIETTCALYLPAEALAEVVDAYPQLALAIMRMQQDQLARSRERETAQATSTVEQRVAAALQHLDAKLGQIRQDGSSLLQVRLRRNDVAGMAGTTVESASRAMARMKKTGVIDSGREWIAITNHQALADLVAGL is encoded by the coding sequence ATGGCCCGCAATCCCGTCCGTCACAACTGCGCCCAACCCCACCAGTGCTCCCTGGACGTGCGCATGCAGGTCATGGCCCGTTCCCCGCTGACCAAGGAACTAGGCCCACAGCAGCACAGGGAACTCGACCAGCATCTGACCTCCTGGGCCTGGGCCGCGGGTGATCCCATCCTCCTAGCCGGCGAGCAGACTCAGGGCAGCTATATGGTCGCCTCCGGTCGGGCCCGGATCACCCGGGACACCATCGATGGCCGCGAAATCACCGTCGACATCGCCGCCCCCGGGGATGTCATCGGCCCGCTGCACACCCATAGCTCCCCAGCCACTGACTCTGCCTGGGCGATCGAGACCACCTGTGCACTCTACCTGCCCGCCGAGGCCCTGGCCGAGGTCGTGGACGCCTACCCGCAACTGGCGTTGGCGATCATGCGGATGCAGCAGGATCAGTTGGCCCGGTCCCGGGAGCGTGAAACCGCCCAGGCCACCTCGACTGTCGAGCAGCGCGTGGCCGCTGCCCTCCAACACCTGGACGCCAAGCTCGGGCAAATCCGACAAGACGGATCCAGCCTGCTGCAGGTCCGCCTGCGCCGCAACGACGTGGCCGGCATGGCCGGCACCACCGTCGAGTCCGCCTCCCGGGCAATGGCGCGGATGAAGAAAACCGGTGTCATCGACTCCGGCCGCGAATGGATCGCCATTACCAACCACCAGGCCCTGGCCGACCTGGTCGCCGGCCTCTAA
- a CDS encoding CueP family metal-binding protein yields MNRFAALLAVCALTLAGCTTSAADPEEAEFLASVDLAGMDAVGIIDYLDALLVEARPQDLMAVVRPDELVLTTPDEEISLDMPAASVYVSVAPFINQTHDCFYHSLTTCLGELRNAPVEVEIIEDGTGAVLVSEQATTFDNGFIGYWLPRDTAGTIEITHGEFTGYSYFTTGTDGATGTDGATCITDLRLRASPLPQV; encoded by the coding sequence ATGAACCGATTCGCCGCCCTCCTCGCTGTCTGTGCGCTCACCCTGGCCGGGTGCACCACCTCGGCGGCGGACCCCGAGGAGGCGGAGTTTCTGGCCTCGGTCGATCTGGCAGGTATGGACGCGGTGGGGATCATCGACTACCTGGACGCTCTCCTCGTGGAGGCCCGTCCGCAGGATCTGATGGCCGTGGTGCGCCCCGACGAGCTCGTTCTGACCACTCCTGACGAGGAAATCAGCCTGGATATGCCCGCTGCCTCCGTCTATGTCTCCGTGGCCCCGTTTATCAACCAGACCCATGACTGCTTCTACCACAGCCTGACCACGTGTCTGGGCGAGCTGCGCAACGCACCCGTGGAGGTGGAGATCATTGAGGACGGCACGGGTGCGGTGCTCGTCTCGGAGCAGGCAACCACCTTCGACAACGGGTTCATCGGCTACTGGCTCCCGCGCGATACCGCCGGCACCATCGAGATCACCCACGGGGAGTTCACCGGCTACTCCTACTTCACCACCGGTACGGACGGAGCCACCGGTACGGACGGAGCCACCTGCATCACCGACCTTCGCCTCAGGGCCTCCCCACTGCCGCAGGTTTAA
- a CDS encoding NADP-dependent oxidoreductase: MSKVYVFNEYGGPDNQELITRNTPQPGPGELGVKVHAAGVNPLDWKVRSGVAGTPRELPAPLGEEASGIVTAVGDGVEGFAVGDQVLGLVVPGVGGYAEDTLLVAESTVLKPEEISFTDAAAIPVAGASAYAGTHQVELEPGQSLLINGAGGGVGLMAAQIGRVHKFQVVGVDHEDKRELIESTGAIFVATGDAVAEQVRALLPDGVDLVFDLVGGEALRVVAPLAKNPAHVISAADAATVGELGGQVLRRTPEMVGQITGVVQYGLVDPKVDTTYPLEQAGKALAHVEQGHARGKIVLELITSQD, encoded by the coding sequence ATGTCGAAGGTATACGTGTTCAACGAGTACGGCGGCCCGGACAACCAGGAACTGATCACCCGCAACACCCCCCAGCCAGGCCCGGGAGAACTCGGGGTCAAGGTCCACGCGGCCGGGGTCAACCCGCTTGATTGGAAGGTCCGTTCCGGGGTTGCCGGAACCCCGCGAGAGCTTCCGGCGCCCCTGGGCGAGGAGGCCTCCGGGATCGTCACCGCCGTCGGTGACGGTGTGGAGGGCTTCGCGGTCGGTGATCAGGTGCTCGGCCTGGTGGTCCCCGGTGTCGGCGGATATGCCGAGGACACCCTGCTGGTGGCAGAGAGTACCGTGCTCAAGCCGGAGGAGATCTCGTTCACCGACGCCGCCGCGATCCCGGTCGCTGGGGCGAGCGCCTACGCCGGCACCCACCAGGTCGAGCTTGAACCAGGCCAGTCGTTGCTGATCAATGGGGCCGGTGGTGGGGTCGGGCTGATGGCCGCGCAGATCGGACGGGTCCACAAGTTCCAGGTCGTCGGCGTCGACCACGAGGACAAGCGCGAGCTCATCGAATCCACCGGTGCTATCTTCGTCGCCACCGGCGACGCCGTCGCGGAGCAGGTGCGTGCGCTGCTCCCCGACGGCGTTGACCTGGTCTTCGACCTGGTCGGCGGGGAGGCGTTGCGGGTGGTTGCTCCCTTGGCGAAGAATCCGGCGCACGTGATCTCGGCGGCTGATGCTGCCACCGTGGGAGAACTCGGTGGACAGGTGCTGCGCCGCACCCCGGAAATGGTCGGACAGATCACCGGGGTGGTCCAGTACGGGCTGGTCGACCCGAAGGTCGATACGACCTACCCGCTGGAACAGGCCGGTAAGGCCCTGGCCCACGTTGAGCAGGGCCACGCCCGCGGCAAGATCGTCCTCGAGCTCATCACCTCCCAGGACTAA
- a CDS encoding molybdopterin-dependent oxidoreductase: MEVNPDFPLWLRATHLINFVLIGMLLRSGWEILSSMPRLWWRNDCAPGTEWLRFTRRKLPKEEGVYTSLMDEKSLSPLIALPGRENIGLGRHWHGLSVMLWVLNGLVYVVLLFATGLWQRIIPTSWDVFPEAWETLKVYLGFRAPGIEHFTPYDSLQMLGYTFVIFILAPFLILTGLAMAPAIRSRYPWYVKAFGGHQGARSLHFIAMVLMAGFVVMHVGLVFLVHGDYNMVHMVFGDMDTTRAAQAYIIVIATIVVVILFWIVLSYWSLADRARSQRITAGVTEIGRKLFLNWMRPRMSEQKVYTDKDISQFHWTNGLPPTDDDSPEWIAARDNGWEGYTITIGDDLAGTEKVVTLDDLKALPQVSYVAVHTCMQGWSATSRWTGVRLRDLMELIGPKPDEARYVLIDSYGLAQKMYDNRPREPFYAVLDLETTYEDDTIVAYERNGKPLETHLGAPARLRAESNHGYKMVKWINSIRWIKDYADYGDGRGGTREDSALQAFNGRI; the protein is encoded by the coding sequence GTGGAGGTCAACCCGGATTTTCCGTTGTGGTTACGTGCCACGCATCTGATCAATTTCGTTCTCATCGGCATGTTGCTGCGCTCTGGTTGGGAGATTTTGTCGTCGATGCCGCGGCTGTGGTGGCGCAATGACTGCGCCCCGGGCACCGAATGGCTACGGTTCACCAGACGCAAGCTCCCCAAGGAGGAGGGCGTCTACACCTCCCTGATGGATGAGAAGTCCCTCTCGCCGCTCATCGCGCTGCCCGGGCGAGAGAACATCGGCCTGGGTCGGCACTGGCACGGTCTGTCGGTGATGTTGTGGGTGCTCAATGGCCTCGTCTACGTCGTCTTGTTGTTCGCTACCGGGCTGTGGCAGCGGATCATTCCCACCTCCTGGGACGTGTTCCCCGAGGCGTGGGAGACGTTGAAGGTCTACCTCGGCTTCCGGGCCCCGGGTATCGAGCACTTCACCCCGTATGACTCCCTGCAGATGCTCGGCTACACGTTTGTCATCTTCATCCTGGCGCCGTTTCTGATCCTCACCGGCCTGGCGATGGCCCCGGCGATCCGCTCCCGTTACCCGTGGTATGTCAAGGCCTTCGGCGGGCATCAGGGGGCGCGGTCTCTGCATTTCATCGCCATGGTGCTGATGGCGGGCTTTGTCGTCATGCACGTCGGCTTGGTCTTTCTGGTGCACGGTGACTACAACATGGTCCACATGGTCTTCGGCGATATGGACACCACCCGTGCCGCTCAGGCCTACATCATCGTTATCGCCACCATCGTCGTCGTCATCCTGTTCTGGATTGTGCTCAGCTACTGGTCACTGGCTGATCGGGCGCGTTCCCAGCGCATCACCGCCGGGGTCACGGAGATCGGCCGGAAACTCTTCCTTAACTGGATGCGTCCGCGGATGAGTGAGCAGAAGGTCTACACGGACAAGGACATCTCGCAGTTCCACTGGACCAACGGTCTGCCGCCGACCGATGATGACTCCCCCGAATGGATCGCCGCCCGCGACAATGGCTGGGAGGGCTACACCATCACCATCGGTGACGACCTCGCCGGCACCGAGAAGGTCGTCACCCTTGATGATCTCAAGGCGCTGCCGCAGGTGTCCTATGTGGCCGTCCACACCTGCATGCAGGGCTGGTCGGCGACCTCCCGGTGGACGGGGGTGCGGTTGCGGGATCTGATGGAACTGATCGGCCCGAAACCGGATGAGGCGCGTTACGTGCTGATCGACTCCTATGGCCTGGCACAGAAGATGTACGACAACCGGCCACGGGAGCCGTTCTACGCGGTTCTTGACCTGGAGACCACATATGAGGATGACACGATCGTGGCTTATGAGCGCAACGGCAAACCGCTCGAGACCCACCTGGGGGCTCCGGCCCGTTTGCGGGCGGAATCCAACCACGGCTACAAGATGGTCAAGTGGATTAATTCGATACGCTGGATCAAGGACTACGCCGACTACGGTGATGGTCGAGGAGGTACCCGCGAGGATTCCGCCCTCCAGGCATTCAACGGAAGGATCTAG